The following coding sequences are from one Methanosarcina sp. WWM596 window:
- a CDS encoding ABC transporter permease, producing MRYELFIALRQIRARKFQTLLSVGAIALAVMLLTVSQALMVGFTGELYNTTVNKLPHVSVSPQEGEDHIYLYGTLMEEISSIEGVAAVSPFLTGQASFRFKDNSLNAELKGVIPLQENEINSIEEDIIEGGFRELEFSRNTVVIGSRLADKLEVNLGDSIDVSFPNANPLSLRIVGIFHTGSPLDESLTYTSLDTAQDFYDVSDVVNGISVRLRDFNTDREVATEIEETGYKAKGWTETNPAILRTIAIESTSNNVVYGLIIVIASFGVVSTLNLSVIGATGQIGMLRAMGASVSSIQKIFILQSGIFGLLGALVGTSIGVLIALAIGGYEIPAASSDVYSGITFIPIVVRAQDIVLIVAAVFLLNLITGIYPAQQAAKLDPVKAISTR from the coding sequence ATGCGTTATGAACTCTTTATTGCCCTCAGGCAGATCCGGGCAAGAAAATTTCAGACTCTCCTGTCGGTAGGCGCAATAGCCCTTGCTGTGATGTTACTCACGGTTTCCCAGGCTCTCATGGTGGGTTTTACAGGGGAGCTTTACAATACTACCGTTAACAAGCTCCCTCACGTTTCGGTCTCTCCACAGGAAGGTGAGGATCACATCTATCTCTACGGGACTCTCATGGAAGAGATCAGTTCAATCGAAGGAGTTGCTGCAGTTTCCCCTTTCCTGACGGGGCAGGCTTCTTTCAGGTTCAAGGACAATTCCCTCAATGCCGAGCTTAAAGGTGTGATTCCTTTACAGGAAAATGAAATCAACTCTATTGAAGAAGATATTATCGAAGGCGGTTTCCGTGAACTCGAGTTTTCAAGAAATACGGTGGTTATCGGCTCAAGGCTGGCAGACAAACTTGAAGTTAATCTGGGCGATTCTATAGACGTGTCTTTTCCGAATGCAAATCCTCTTTCGCTCCGAATTGTGGGAATCTTTCATACGGGTTCGCCTCTGGATGAGTCCCTGACCTACACTTCTCTGGATACTGCTCAGGATTTTTACGACGTCTCGGATGTGGTTAATGGTATTTCAGTCCGGCTCAGGGATTTCAATACGGATCGGGAAGTTGCAACCGAGATCGAGGAAACCGGTTATAAGGCAAAGGGCTGGACAGAGACCAATCCTGCAATCCTCCGTACCATTGCTATTGAAAGCACTTCAAACAATGTTGTATATGGCCTTATTATTGTCATAGCCTCTTTTGGCGTGGTCAGTACCCTGAACCTTTCGGTTATCGGTGCAACAGGCCAGATAGGCATGCTTCGAGCTATGGGTGCCTCGGTCTCAAGCATCCAGAAGATCTTCATTCTCCAGAGCGGGATTTTCGGACTGCTGGGAGCCCTTGTCGGTACTTCTATTGGAGTCCTTATAGCCCTGGCAATAGGCGGATATGAAATCCCGGCAGCTTCTTCAGATGTCTACAGTGGTATTACCTTTATCCCGATTGTTGTCCGCGCTCAGGACATCGTGTTAATTGTTGCTGCAGTTTTTCTGTTGAACCTGATTACTGGAATATATCCTGCGCAACAGGCGGCGAAGCTGGACCCTGTAAAAGCAATAAGCACAAGGTGA
- a CDS encoding IS4 family transposase: MSPRPPPTLEDSLREMFPEEWLRQTAKETDLIVRERKIDPVIIFWVLTLGFGVRLQRTLASLKRGYEKESNKTLSDSSWYYRFTPELVEFLHQCVIHGIEELAKEPGRKLCKKLENFQDVLIQDSTIVRLHSSLADKFPAARARTVSAGVKVGVMVSAVANGPKTVALYSEKTAEIKTLKIGPWIKDRILLVDLGFYKTQMFARVEENGGYFVSRIRKNMDPILVSVEEGLSKTKSKEFAEKPVSECIKQLSGKDIDAVVKIAFKRRAYKGKQKRDEMLVRLVAVYNDEDEKHHIYITNIQKDVLNAKDIAKLYGARWDIELLFKELKSKYALEILETKNVQVIEALIWTAMLTLIVSRRIYSLVRNSTAHPEKMAQYTQLRWSTIFAENASDLLTVILNRCGIQRTFETIMSVYESQALDPHVNRERFREEFFL, encoded by the coding sequence ATGTCTCCTCGTCCCCCACCTACTCTTGAAGACTCTCTTCGGGAAATGTTTCCCGAAGAGTGGTTAAGGCAAACTGCCAAAGAAACTGACCTCATAGTACGTGAGCGTAAAATTGACCCTGTCATCATCTTTTGGGTTTTAACTCTTGGTTTTGGTGTACGCTTGCAGCGTACACTTGCCAGTTTGAAAAGAGGATATGAAAAAGAATCAAATAAGACATTAAGCGACAGCAGCTGGTACTATAGATTCACTCCAGAACTTGTTGAGTTTCTTCATCAGTGTGTTATTCACGGCATAGAAGAGCTTGCAAAAGAACCTGGTAGAAAACTTTGCAAAAAACTCGAAAACTTTCAGGATGTTCTCATTCAAGACAGCACAATTGTTCGTCTTCACTCATCTTTAGCAGACAAGTTTCCAGCAGCAAGAGCAAGAACAGTATCAGCTGGGGTAAAAGTGGGAGTTATGGTAAGTGCAGTTGCTAATGGGCCTAAAACAGTTGCTCTGTACTCTGAAAAAACAGCTGAGATCAAAACATTGAAAATCGGCCCATGGATCAAAGACCGTATTCTTCTTGTTGATCTTGGATTTTACAAAACTCAAATGTTTGCAAGAGTTGAGGAAAACGGAGGATATTTTGTCTCAAGAATAAGGAAGAATATGGATCCTATTCTTGTTTCTGTTGAAGAAGGACTTTCTAAGACAAAAAGCAAAGAGTTCGCGGAAAAACCTGTTAGTGAGTGTATTAAACAACTCTCTGGAAAAGATATTGATGCAGTTGTAAAAATAGCATTCAAAAGAAGAGCGTATAAAGGCAAACAAAAGCGGGATGAGATGCTTGTACGTCTTGTTGCGGTATATAATGATGAGGATGAAAAGCATCACATATATATCACAAATATTCAGAAAGATGTTTTGAATGCAAAAGACATTGCAAAATTATATGGAGCAAGATGGGACATAGAACTGCTGTTTAAGGAGTTGAAAAGCAAATACGCTCTTGAAATTCTTGAAACAAAGAATGTGCAGGTAATTGAGGCTTTAATATGGACAGCAATGTTGACACTAATCGTTAGCAGAAGAATTTATTCTCTCGTAAGAAACTCGACAGCTCATCCTGAAAAAATGGCTCAATATACGCAGTTACGTTGGAGCACAATATTTGCAGAGAATGCATCAGATTTGTTGACAGTAATTCTGAATAGATGTGGAATTCAAAGAACTTTTGAAACAATAATGAGTGTATATGAAAGTCAAGCATTGGACCCGCATGTAAACAGAGAAAGGTTCAGAGAAGAATTCTTTTTATGA
- a CDS encoding DMT family transporter: protein MQKRAYLLIAAGAVLWGTIGIFVRGFYGFGFSPLQVVTLRVFSAAVIMLIYLLLTRPELLKIRVQDSLYFVGTGIFSLAFFNLCYFSTIRETSIAIAVTLLYTAPAFVAVLSRVFFRESLAAKKLFSLGLTLVGCAFVTGYLPGLGDSLPISRPGLLTGLGAGFGYALYSIFGKAALKKYHTMTIAAYTFIFASLALLPLSNFKNSAGAFSTGSFWIYLAGLGFFPTVLAYLLYTKGLEEVESGRASIVATVEPVVGTFVGFFFFREMLSGWQLAGVLLVLVAVVLIQERK, encoded by the coding sequence ATGCAAAAACGGGCATATTTACTGATTGCTGCAGGGGCGGTCCTGTGGGGTACGATAGGGATTTTTGTTAGAGGTTTTTATGGTTTCGGATTTTCCCCTCTTCAGGTTGTAACTCTGAGGGTTTTTTCAGCTGCTGTTATCATGCTGATTTACCTTCTTCTTACCAGGCCGGAACTGCTGAAAATAAGGGTTCAAGATTCTCTTTATTTTGTGGGGACGGGCATCTTCAGCCTTGCTTTCTTTAATCTCTGCTATTTTTCCACAATCAGGGAAACTTCAATTGCAATTGCCGTTACTCTACTCTACACAGCCCCTGCATTTGTTGCAGTCCTTTCCAGAGTTTTTTTCAGGGAAAGCCTTGCAGCAAAAAAACTTTTTTCTCTGGGGCTAACCCTTGTGGGATGCGCTTTTGTGACCGGTTATCTTCCGGGGCTCGGGGATTCTCTTCCCATTTCCCGGCCAGGGCTTCTCACAGGGTTAGGGGCAGGTTTCGGATATGCCCTTTACAGCATATTCGGAAAAGCTGCCCTTAAAAAGTACCATACAATGACAATTGCAGCTTATACTTTCATTTTCGCAAGTCTTGCTCTCCTGCCTCTTAGCAACTTTAAAAATTCGGCAGGAGCTTTTTCTACGGGCAGTTTCTGGATCTACCTTGCAGGACTGGGCTTTTTTCCCACTGTACTTGCCTACCTGCTTTACACAAAAGGGCTTGAGGAAGTCGAATCAGGCAGGGCATCCATAGTAGCAACAGTAGAGCCGGTTGTGGGTACCTTTGTAGGTTTTTTCTTTTTCAGGGAAATGCTATCAGGCTGGCAGCTAGCAGGGGTTCTGCTTGTACTTGTGGCAGTTGTACTGATACAGGAACGAAAATGA
- a CDS encoding AMP phosphorylase yields MQLKLEHFDIKIGQHKALFNIADAKELGINPGDRVRIRGHQSLSVIVDTTDNMVPPGTLGVFSEVHEHFLDWDKPVEVVPALRSKSANVIKKMMDKKPVIQDEIKLLVNDIVEENLSDVELSAFITSSYIHGMTDDEVEWLTRAMIDSGDKIEFDTHPIMDKHSIGGVPGNKISLLVVPIVAANGLMIPKTSSRAITGAGGTADLMEVLCPVEFSSQEVKEITERVGGALVWGGATNIAPADDKLIRVEYPLSIDPYCQMLASIMAKKGAIGADNVVMDIPVGPSTKVPTVQEGQKLARDLINLGHRLGMNVECAITYGSSPIGRKVGPSLEVREALKVLESMEGPNSLIEKSAALAGILLEMGGAAPRDHGKEVAMETLRSGKALEKMRQIIEAQGGDPNIKSDDVQVGQYTADIFASTDGYVIEFDNKWIIEIARLAGAPSDKGAGVAIHKKMGEQVKKGDSILTIYAEKEFKLDIALTTAQRTNPIIVEGMLLKRIPGIYGLQ; encoded by the coding sequence ATGCAGTTGAAGCTGGAACATTTTGACATAAAAATAGGGCAGCATAAAGCGTTATTTAATATTGCCGATGCGAAGGAGCTGGGAATTAATCCGGGAGATAGGGTCCGCATCCGTGGACATCAAAGCCTTTCTGTTATTGTGGACACAACTGACAATATGGTTCCTCCGGGTACTCTTGGAGTTTTTTCTGAAGTTCACGAGCACTTCCTGGACTGGGATAAGCCGGTTGAAGTTGTCCCGGCACTCCGCTCAAAATCGGCGAATGTAATAAAGAAGATGATGGACAAGAAACCTGTTATTCAGGACGAGATTAAATTGCTTGTAAATGATATCGTGGAGGAAAACCTCAGTGATGTCGAACTTTCGGCTTTTATAACATCTTCTTATATCCACGGGATGACTGATGACGAAGTCGAATGGCTTACAAGGGCTATGATCGACAGTGGAGACAAGATTGAATTTGATACCCATCCTATTATGGACAAGCACTCGATAGGAGGGGTGCCCGGAAACAAGATTTCTCTCCTCGTTGTCCCTATCGTCGCTGCAAACGGACTGATGATCCCTAAGACAAGTTCCAGGGCAATCACAGGTGCGGGAGGCACTGCAGACCTTATGGAAGTGCTCTGCCCCGTTGAGTTCAGCTCTCAGGAAGTTAAGGAGATAACTGAGAGGGTGGGAGGCGCTCTTGTCTGGGGTGGAGCCACCAATATTGCACCCGCGGATGACAAGCTCATCAGGGTTGAGTACCCTCTATCCATTGATCCTTACTGCCAGATGCTTGCCTCAATCATGGCAAAAAAGGGAGCTATAGGGGCTGACAATGTGGTAATGGATATCCCTGTCGGGCCAAGTACAAAGGTTCCCACTGTTCAGGAAGGACAGAAACTGGCAAGAGACCTTATTAATCTCGGGCACAGGCTCGGAATGAACGTTGAATGTGCCATTACCTACGGTTCTTCTCCTATTGGAAGAAAAGTTGGTCCGTCGCTGGAAGTAAGGGAAGCCCTGAAAGTTCTGGAAAGCATGGAAGGTCCAAACAGCTTAATTGAAAAGAGCGCTGCCCTTGCTGGTATTCTGCTTGAGATGGGAGGGGCGGCTCCAAGGGATCATGGAAAAGAAGTTGCAATGGAAACGCTCAGGAGTGGAAAAGCTCTTGAAAAGATGAGACAGATCATTGAAGCCCAGGGCGGAGATCCGAATATTAAATCCGATGATGTACAGGTAGGGCAGTACACAGCTGACATTTTTGCTTCTACGGATGGATATGTTATCGAGTTCGACAACAAGTGGATAATTGAGATTGCCAGGCTTGCAGGGGCTCCAAGCGACAAGGGAGCCGGGGTCGCTATCCATAAAAAAATGGGAGAGCAGGTTAAAAAAGGAGATTCGATTCTTACTATTTATGCTGAAAAAGAGTTCAAGCTCGATATTGCATTGACAACAGCCCAGAGAACAAATCCGATAATAGTTGAAGGCATGCTTCTGAAGAGAATCCCCGGAATTTATGGGTTACAGTGA
- a CDS encoding tRNA (cytidine(56)-2'-O)-methyltransferase, which yields MKRIVLLRLGHRPERDKRITTHVGLTARMLGAEGMLLASDDPGIVQTLEDVVRRWGGHFYIKNNVSFKQEIRNWKEEGGKVCHLSMYGINLPDVTDELKKCEKLMIVVGAEKVPPEIYQLADWNVAVGSQPHSEVAAVAITMDRIAEGEPLEKEFSDAELTIIPAERGKHVIENIRD from the coding sequence ATGAAGAGAATTGTATTACTGCGCCTGGGGCATCGCCCTGAGAGGGATAAGAGAATTACCACCCATGTTGGTTTAACTGCCAGGATGCTGGGAGCTGAAGGCATGCTTCTTGCTTCTGATGACCCGGGGATTGTGCAGACTCTTGAAGATGTGGTCAGGCGCTGGGGTGGGCATTTTTACATTAAAAATAACGTTAGTTTCAAGCAGGAAATCAGAAACTGGAAAGAAGAAGGTGGAAAAGTCTGCCACCTTTCCATGTACGGGATCAACCTGCCAGATGTTACTGACGAACTCAAAAAGTGCGAAAAGCTCATGATCGTTGTAGGTGCAGAAAAAGTCCCCCCCGAAATTTACCAGCTCGCCGACTGGAACGTAGCTGTGGGCAGCCAGCCCCATTCAGAAGTTGCGGCAGTTGCAATCACAATGGATAGGATCGCCGAGGGTGAGCCGCTTGAAAAAGAGTTTTCAGATGCCGAACTGACAATTATTCCCGCAGAAAGAGGCAAACACGTTATAGAAAACATCAGGGATTAA
- a CDS encoding shikimate kinase, with product MNITLIGMAGAGKSTIGKALARRLNYTFIDVDSMITQRTGMPLQTLIDKQGDCAFIRFEEEAILGLGQVDNCIISPGGSVVYSENAMEYLKKISNVVFLDTPFRSIVKRIPNARKRGIVGLRDRSLKKLFEERLVLYHKYADFSIKLKGRENIQGLVDKIIQLCLEKET from the coding sequence ATGAACATAACATTAATTGGCATGGCAGGAGCGGGGAAAAGCACTATAGGAAAGGCACTTGCAAGACGCCTGAATTATACTTTTATTGATGTCGATAGCATGATCACGCAGAGGACGGGAATGCCCCTTCAGACTCTGATTGATAAACAGGGTGATTGCGCTTTTATCAGGTTTGAAGAAGAAGCTATTCTGGGGCTTGGACAGGTGGACAACTGCATTATCTCTCCCGGTGGAAGCGTGGTTTATTCCGAAAATGCCATGGAGTACTTAAAAAAAATATCTAATGTAGTCTTTCTGGACACTCCTTTCAGAAGTATCGTAAAAAGGATTCCGAACGCAAGAAAGAGGGGTATAGTAGGGCTCAGAGACAGAAGCCTTAAAAAACTTTTTGAAGAGCGGTTGGTTCTGTATCATAAATATGCTGACTTTTCAATAAAACTTAAAGGAAGAGAAAATATTCAGGGGCTTGTTGATAAAATTATCCAGCTCTGTCTTGAGAAGGAGACCTGA
- a CDS encoding ACT domain-containing protein, with the protein MTSSRFIITVIGSDRVGIVARVTTVMASYNVNIVDISQTIMQGIFTMIMLAEAPKENFDLSAFQQAMDTEGKSLGVEIKVQHEDAFRFMHRI; encoded by the coding sequence ATGACATCAAGTCGTTTCATTATCACGGTTATTGGCAGCGACAGGGTAGGGATTGTTGCCAGGGTCACCACGGTGATGGCCAGTTACAATGTAAATATTGTCGATATCAGCCAGACTATTATGCAGGGCATCTTTACCATGATCATGCTTGCAGAAGCCCCGAAGGAAAATTTTGACCTTTCGGCTTTCCAGCAGGCTATGGATACCGAAGGAAAGAGTCTTGGAGTTGAGATCAAGGTGCAGCATGAAGATGCTTTCCGTTTCATGCACAGGATCTGA
- a CDS encoding PFL family protein — protein MLINPNEILETIQMVRMEHLDIRTVTMGISLRDCSHPDLEVLNENIYEKITSRARELVRITNEIQSLYGIPIINRRISVTPIAIVAESCKSQDFVSVAKTMDEAAKDSGVDFIGGFSALVHKGETRGDLKLINSIPEALASTEKVCSSVNVATTKAGINMDAVGLMGTIIKKTAELTADREGIGCAKLVVFANAPEDNPFMAGAFHGIGEPECVINVGVSGPGVVNAAVRELENPNLTEISETIKKTAFKITRMGEMVGREVSKRLGVEFGILDLSLAPTPEIGDSVAAILEAMGLERCGAHGTTAALALLNDAVKKGGAMASSSVGGLSGAFIPVSEDAGMIEAVKVGALTLEKLEAMTSVCSVGLDMIAVPGDTSASTLSAIIADEMAIGVINKKTTAVRIIPAPGKRVGDSVEFGGLLGSAPIIPVSNFSSETFVKRGGRIPAPIQSLTN, from the coding sequence ATGCTTATAAACCCGAACGAAATACTGGAAACAATTCAGATGGTCAGGATGGAACACCTGGACATAAGGACCGTCACCATGGGGATCAGTCTCAGGGACTGTAGCCACCCTGATCTTGAGGTTCTCAACGAGAATATCTATGAAAAAATAACTTCCCGGGCAAGGGAGCTTGTCAGGATAACGAATGAAATCCAGAGCCTTTATGGGATTCCTATTATCAACAGGCGGATTTCCGTAACTCCCATAGCTATAGTAGCTGAAAGCTGCAAGTCTCAGGACTTCGTTTCCGTTGCAAAGACAATGGATGAAGCTGCAAAGGACTCAGGTGTGGACTTTATCGGAGGGTTCAGTGCCCTTGTCCATAAAGGGGAAACCCGGGGAGATCTCAAACTGATAAATTCTATTCCTGAAGCCCTTGCATCTACTGAAAAGGTCTGCTCGTCCGTAAACGTTGCGACCACAAAAGCAGGTATTAACATGGATGCAGTCGGCCTGATGGGGACAATAATCAAAAAGACTGCGGAACTGACCGCTGACAGGGAGGGGATTGGTTGTGCCAAACTGGTGGTTTTTGCAAATGCCCCTGAAGATAATCCCTTTATGGCAGGAGCTTTTCACGGAATCGGTGAGCCAGAGTGTGTTATCAATGTGGGTGTAAGCGGTCCGGGAGTGGTTAACGCAGCTGTTCGCGAACTTGAAAACCCGAACCTTACGGAAATTTCCGAAACGATCAAAAAGACAGCTTTTAAAATCACACGCATGGGGGAGATGGTAGGAAGAGAAGTCTCGAAAAGGCTTGGTGTGGAATTCGGGATTCTAGACCTTTCACTTGCCCCAACTCCGGAAATCGGGGACAGTGTTGCCGCGATTCTGGAAGCCATGGGGCTTGAACGCTGTGGAGCCCATGGGACGACTGCAGCTCTTGCGCTTCTTAATGATGCTGTAAAAAAAGGTGGAGCAATGGCTTCTTCTTCAGTAGGGGGCCTTAGCGGGGCTTTCATTCCGGTTAGTGAGGATGCGGGCATGATCGAAGCAGTTAAAGTCGGAGCTCTTACTCTCGAAAAACTCGAAGCCATGACTAGTGTCTGTTCTGTCGGGCTTGACATGATAGCAGTTCCAGGAGATACCTCTGCTTCTACCCTTTCCGCAATCATTGCTGACGAGATGGCAATTGGGGTAATAAATAAAAAGACAACTGCAGTCAGGATCATTCCCGCACCCGGTAAAAGAGTGGGAGATTCCGTGGAATTCGGCGGGCTGCTTGGAAGTGCACCTATTATACCGGTAAGCAATTTCAGTTCGGAGACTTTCGTAAAGCGAGGAGGAAGAATTCCGGCTCCAATCCAGTCGCTGACAAACTGA
- a CDS encoding RRXRR domain-containing protein, translated as MFVINQNKKPLMPCKPSKARKLLQADKAKVIRNTPFTIKLLFGSKRGNIPAK; from the coding sequence ATTTTCGTAATCAATCAAAACAAAAAACCACTAATGCCCTGTAAACCTTCAAAAGCCAGAAAGCTACTGCAAGCAGACAAGGCAAAAGTGATCCGAAATACGCCATTCACAATTAAGTTACTTTTCGGAAGCAAAAGAGGAAATATTCCTGCAAAATAG
- a CDS encoding phosphoribosyltransferase, which yields MSFGEVFRLSRFLARQIKASGYQPDLIVAIGRGGYVPGRLVCDFLLFNDLTSMKVEHYMRGADMQAEARIKFPISVDISGKKVLIVDDVTDTGETLNLSVDYVQSLRPAEIRTAVLQHKTCSSFTPDFYGQKVVRWRWIIYPWARYEDLAGFAEKILGDRTLDLSRITAEFKKRYEIKIGEQELLEILIDLAKRNDVERVETDNLVGWRVRKK from the coding sequence ATGAGCTTTGGAGAAGTTTTTCGCCTTTCCAGGTTTCTTGCCCGGCAAATCAAAGCTTCGGGTTATCAGCCTGACTTGATCGTTGCAATAGGGAGGGGAGGCTATGTGCCTGGAAGGCTGGTTTGCGATTTTTTGCTTTTCAACGACCTGACTTCTATGAAAGTCGAGCACTACATGAGGGGGGCGGATATGCAGGCAGAAGCGAGGATAAAGTTTCCCATCTCCGTGGACATAAGCGGGAAAAAAGTGCTCATTGTGGACGACGTCACAGACACCGGAGAGACCCTTAACCTTTCGGTTGACTACGTGCAGAGCCTTAGACCTGCCGAGATCAGAACTGCAGTCCTCCAGCACAAGACCTGTTCTTCCTTCACCCCGGATTTTTATGGCCAGAAGGTTGTCAGGTGGCGCTGGATAATCTACCCATGGGCCCGTTATGAGGATCTGGCAGGGTTTGCGGAAAAGATTTTAGGGGACAGGACTCTTGATCTCTCCCGGATCACTGCTGAGTTTAAGAAGAGATACGAGATCAAGATAGGTGAACAGGAATTGCTTGAAATTCTGATCGATCTGGCTAAGAGAAATGATGTTGAGAGGGTTGAAACGGATAATCTGGTCGGATGGCGGGTCCGGAAGAAGTAG
- the tnpA gene encoding IS200/IS605 family transposase, giving the protein MYETRNYSKFLIMYHVIFVCKYRKVILEPISEELKQIRIDISKESNFEILEMETDKDHIHFLIKSEPKVSVLSIVRKLKQEYTNRLWKTQKEYLKKYYWGENTLWSDGYFASTIGNVSKEAAEYYIRNQG; this is encoded by the coding sequence ATGTATGAAACACGGAATTATAGCAAATTTTTGATAATGTATCATGTTATTTTTGTTTGCAAATACCGAAAAGTCATACTTGAACCAATTAGCGAAGAACTCAAACAGATTAGGATTGACATTTCAAAAGAGTCTAACTTTGAAATCCTTGAAATGGAAACTGACAAAGACCATATTCATTTCTTGATCAAGAGTGAGCCGAAAGTTAGCGTTTTGTCAATTGTCAGAAAATTGAAACAAGAATATACTAACAGGTTATGGAAAACTCAAAAAGAATATCTGAAAAAGTATTATTGGGGTGAGAATACGTTATGGAGTGATGGTTATTTTGCGTCTACTATCGGAAATGTGAGTAAAGAGGCGGCAGAATATTACATACGGAATCAGGGTTGA
- a CDS encoding metallophosphoesterase has translation MAESMLQNINQLDPDIVVITGDLTENGFSAEYDGVKRFIDRIECKDRVLVPGNHDSKNAGYLHFEDLFENRFSTRNLGDVTVVGVDSSQPDIDEGHLGRENYGWIKEAFSGENFKVFALHHHLVPIPLSGRENTVLVDAGDVLDLLNHCKVNLVLCGHCHIPHVWNLNNMLVINAGTICSSKTRGKTTQCFNLIQAENENSDGNWNVRISRVFPQGNLELVTETVM, from the coding sequence ATTGCAGAATCCATGTTGCAGAACATAAATCAGCTGGATCCGGATATTGTGGTAATTACCGGCGACCTGACAGAAAACGGGTTTTCAGCCGAATATGATGGAGTTAAAAGATTTATTGACAGGATTGAATGTAAAGATAGAGTCCTTGTCCCTGGAAACCACGACTCCAAAAATGCCGGGTACCTGCACTTTGAAGACCTTTTCGAAAACAGGTTCTCAACCAGGAATCTTGGAGATGTAACCGTTGTGGGAGTTGACTCCTCCCAGCCGGACATTGACGAAGGGCACCTGGGAAGGGAAAACTACGGCTGGATCAAAGAAGCATTTTCCGGAGAGAATTTCAAGGTCTTTGCCCTGCACCACCACCTTGTCCCGATCCCTCTTTCGGGCAGGGAAAACACTGTCCTTGTCGATGCCGGTGATGTCCTTGACCTCTTGAACCACTGCAAAGTAAACCTTGTGCTTTGCGGGCACTGCCACATTCCTCATGTCTGGAACCTGAACAATATGCTTGTTATAAATGCAGGCACCATCTGTTCTTCCAAGACCAGAGGCAAAACGACGCAGTGCTTTAATTTGATCCAGGCTGAAAACGAAAATTCAGATGGAAATTGGAACGTCCGGATATCAAGGGTTTTCCCGCAGGGGAATCTGGAACTGGTCACAGAAACCGTAATGTGA
- a CDS encoding cupredoxin family copper-binding protein, with translation MRKEIIIFLIILSVLFVVGCADNGASEKPALSTPVEGIDEGEIAGTVEAATGTRDDIIDVKIQGYKYIPQNLTVKVGQTVKWTNNDTVLHDVVGSGIESEYLQKGEAFTYTFEKEGTYQYICTIHPWMEGKVIVEV, from the coding sequence GTGAGAAAGGAAATCATAATTTTTCTGATAATTTTAAGTGTGCTTTTTGTTGTGGGTTGTGCTGACAACGGAGCTTCAGAAAAACCTGCACTTTCCACACCTGTCGAAGGAATAGATGAGGGGGAAATAGCGGGAACCGTAGAGGCTGCGACAGGAACAAGGGATGATATTATTGATGTCAAGATCCAGGGCTACAAATACATACCCCAGAACCTTACTGTTAAAGTTGGACAGACTGTAAAGTGGACTAACAACGATACTGTTCTCCATGATGTGGTAGGTTCGGGTATTGAGTCCGAGTACCTTCAAAAAGGAGAGGCATTTACCTATACTTTTGAGAAGGAAGGAACGTACCAGTATATCTGTACAATACACCCCTGGATGGAAGGGAAGGTAATTGTAGAGGTCTGA